One stretch of Aquimarina sp. Aq107 DNA includes these proteins:
- a CDS encoding type II secretion system F family protein, with translation MGIKIENTKKAKKENTSFDISEILTKEITLFGNAFNSKKKEQWYAELSVLLKSGIDLKSGLELLSETQKKEKDQKLMNSMLLKLIDGNPFSEILKADKNFTDYEYYAVRIGEQTGQLAQITLELSEFYKRKNDLKREIISALTYPIIVLLTALIVIFFMLRYVVPMFVDIFKQNKVDLPDITEAIISFSNFTGEHGFLILGCFIVLIIGISFISKKEWYRKFLGNFQLKIPILGNYFRRIYMAQFTQALSLLTYAKVPMVDSIDLVKNMINFYPLQQGLQKTNEAVIAGDKLSTSFAKSSIFDKKLIAMIRVAEETNQTEFIFQKLNEQYNQQVKHQSQVISNVLNPLLTILVGIIVGVILIAMYLPMFRLSSVIG, from the coding sequence ATGGGAATCAAAATTGAAAATACTAAAAAGGCAAAGAAGGAGAATACTTCTTTTGATATTTCAGAAATATTAACAAAAGAAATCACCTTGTTCGGAAATGCTTTTAATAGCAAAAAAAAGGAACAGTGGTATGCGGAACTTAGTGTTTTATTAAAATCTGGAATTGATTTAAAAAGCGGCTTAGAACTGTTATCCGAAACACAGAAAAAAGAAAAAGATCAAAAGTTAATGAACAGCATGTTATTAAAATTAATCGATGGTAATCCTTTTTCTGAAATTCTAAAAGCAGATAAAAATTTTACTGATTACGAGTATTATGCAGTCAGAATTGGTGAACAAACGGGTCAATTAGCCCAGATCACACTAGAACTCAGTGAATTTTATAAAAGAAAAAATGATCTAAAACGAGAAATTATTTCTGCACTTACATATCCTATTATAGTATTACTCACTGCTCTAATTGTTATCTTTTTTATGCTACGGTATGTAGTGCCCATGTTTGTGGATATATTTAAGCAAAATAAAGTAGATCTTCCAGATATTACTGAAGCCATTATTAGCTTTTCTAATTTCACAGGAGAACATGGCTTTCTTATTTTAGGATGTTTTATTGTATTGATAATAGGGATTTCTTTTATATCTAAAAAAGAATGGTACCGAAAATTTTTAGGTAATTTTCAACTTAAAATTCCGATTCTTGGTAATTATTTTAGAAGAATTTACATGGCGCAGTTTACGCAGGCACTTTCTTTATTAACGTATGCTAAAGTTCCTATGGTAGATAGTATCGACTTGGTAAAAAATATGATTAATTTTTATCCACTTCAGCAAGGTTTACAAAAAACTAACGAAGCCGTTATTGCTGGAGATAAATTAAGTACTTCATTTGCAAAAAGCTCTATTTTTGATAAAAAATTAATAGCAATGATTCGAGTAGCAGAAGAGACCAATCAAACAGAATTTATATTCCAAAAGCTTAATGAGCAATACAATCAACAGGTAAAACATCAATCACAAGTTATATCCAATGTGCTTAACCCTTTACTTACAATTCTTGTTGGTATTATTGTTGGAGTTATACTTATAGCAATGTATTTACCAATGTTTAGATTAAGTAGTGTTATTGGGTAA
- a CDS encoding prepilin-type N-terminal cleavage/methylation domain-containing protein produces MNNVSHKIKAFTLTEMMVVIVISAIVVGLAFTILGIVQKNMRGIEANYNHQSQIQSLEAALTIDFNRYPKLQWNPKDNTLLCSSPNEEKIYNFNSDSISTSINSFILKTKAIKYYFQGKEVTSGTIDAIKLTFDNTTDLHRIFVYKHNDPTIYF; encoded by the coding sequence ATGAATAATGTTTCTCATAAAATAAAAGCGTTTACGCTGACCGAGATGATGGTGGTAATAGTAATTTCTGCTATAGTTGTTGGTTTAGCATTTACAATTCTTGGTATTGTCCAAAAAAACATGAGAGGTATCGAGGCTAATTATAATCACCAATCTCAAATACAATCTTTAGAGGCTGCTTTGACGATAGATTTTAATAGATATCCAAAACTACAGTGGAACCCAAAAGACAATACTTTACTGTGCTCTTCTCCGAATGAAGAAAAAATCTATAATTTCAATTCTGATAGTATCTCTACTAGTATTAATTCATTTATATTAAAAACCAAAGCTATAAAATATTATTTCCAAGGTAAAGAAGTAACCTCTGGAACTATTGATGCTATCAAACTCACCTTTGATAACACTACCGATTTACATCGTATTTTTGTTTATAAACATAATGATCCGACAATCTATTTCTGA